The DNA window TTAAGGACAATGGCGGAGAGCCTGCTTTCCTGGGGTACGGAGGATTTCCCAATTCATTATGTATTTCCCCGAATGAGCAGGTCGTACACGGGTTTCCCAATAAGGAAGAGGTAAAAGAAGGCGATGTACTTTCCGTGGACTGTGGGGCTATACTCAATGGCTTTGTAGGCGATCACGCCTATACCTTTGAGATCGGTGAAGTGAAGCCTGAAGTGAAAAAACTCCTTCAGGTAACCAAGGAATCTTTATATAAAGGTATTGAGCAGTGTGTCCGGGGAAAAAGGATAGGAGATATCTCCCATGCCATCCAGTCATATTGTGAAGGCCATGGATACGGAGTAGTAAGGGAGCTGGTAGGCCACGGGCTGGGCAGGAAGATGCATGAAGATCCACAGGTTCCCAATTACGGAAGGCAGGGAAGCGGGAAAGTCATCAAAGACGGACTTGCCATTGCCATTGAACCGATGATCAATATGGGAACGGAAAAAGTAAAATTCCACAGTGACGGCTGGACCGTTACGACGCTGGATAACCAGACGTCTGCCCATTTTGAACATGATGTGGCCGTTATCAATGGAAAACCGGTGTTGTTATCTACATTCAAATACATCTATGAGGCTTTGGGAATCGAAAGCGATGAGGAAAAGCCTTTCCAACTGGATTTTTAATGAAAAAGTTAACCAGGCTACTGCTGAATAAAATTCCCCGACCGATGCTGATCAAAATGAGCATCTGGGCAAGGCCGATCATTTACCGCCTTTTCCAGGGAAATGAATTTTATGATCCTATTGATGGTAGGTCCTACCGGAAATTCCTGCCTTACGGATATGGAAAGCAAAGGGAAAACGCCCTTTCTCCCGGTACCCTGAGCCTGGAAAGGCACCGGCAGATGTGGCTGTACCTTCAGAATGAAACAGATTTTTTCATCAGAAACCATAAAGTACTCCATATTGCGCCTGAACAGGAATTTCTCAGGAAATTCAAAAGGATGCGTAACCTGAACTATATTTCGGCAGACCTGTATTCGCCGATCGTGGATGTAAAAGCAGATATCCTGGATCTTCCTTTTGAAGATAACAGCTTTGATATCATTTTCTGCAATCATGTACTGGAACACATTCAGGATGATGCAAAAGCCATGAGTGAACTGTACCGTGTGATGCGTCCCGGCGGATGGGGGATTTTTCAGGTTCCGATGAAGAATACTCTGGAAAAAACCTATGAGGATTTCACCATTACGGATCCTAAGGAACGGCAGAAGCATTTCGGGCAGTATGACCATGTCCGCTGGTACGGGATGGACTATTTCGACCGGCTCAGGAAAGCAGGATTCAAAACAGAACCCAATTATTACTCCCAGAAATTCTCAGCAGAGGAAATCAGGAAATATGGATTGAGGCATAGCGAAATCCTTCCTGTAGTATATAAAAATAAAACGTCTTCTTACTGAAGACGTTTTTTATTTTTAGCTGCTTGTATATTATTCCCTGATAAAAGTATACGGCATATAAGCATCTATTGTTATGATATATTGTCCCTTCTGAAGGTATCCGGTCTCAAGCTGTATCCTTTCACCGGCACTTTTGGATTCAGAAACCAGTTTCCCCGAAGCATCATAAATCCTAACATTAAGATTCTTTTGAATGCCTTCTATCGTCAGACTCTCTTTTACCGGATTAGGGTAGGCTCTGAATATTTTGTTCTGAGTTTTGATGTCCGTTGTTCCAAGGGTAAAGCTATTGTAGGAAATTGTATTTCCTGACGGAGCTGTTATAGTCAGCATTTTCCCGCTTCCGTACTGTATAACCTGATAAGAATAAACGGTTCCGGCAGGAGTATTTTCGAACATATCACAATTTTTCTGGTCATAACTGTTCACAGCCACCTGGTTAGTTCCCATATAATATGCCAGTGTGCAGCCTGAACCGTTTTTGGAAAAGGTATTGGTCCCGGGGATAAAAGTAATGGATGCCGGTGCCGAATTGAAATACCTGGAATTAAAGATGTAATTATTCCCGCTGCCGTTAGCCGAAAAGGAAGATGCTCCCACGCCTACATCCATGGCCGGAGTATTGGTGGATTGTCCGTTCACAGTAATATTGGAAATGTACCAGCTGGCAGAGGTAAGATCAGGAGTCTGGGCTTGGGATAATACGCCTATCATCATCAAAAATAAAGCTTTTTTCATAGGGATAATTTTTCCAAATATAGTGAAAAAAACATCTTGTTGCTTAATTTGAAACTGCTTTTAATCCTATGACGGAACCGATTAGCGTAATGATAAAAAAGATCCTCCAGAAACTCACCGGATCTTTAAAAAAGAAAATGCCCATCAAAACCGTTCCCACTGCTCCGATTCCCGTCCATACTGCATAAGCAGTACCGATGGGCAGCGTCTGGGTAGCTTTGATCAGCAAGAGCATACTGATCGTTAATGAAATCAGGAAGCCTGCAAACCAGCAGTACATTTCACTTCCGGAAGTTTCCTTTACTTTGGCCAGGCATGAAGCAAAAGCCACTTCAAACAATCCGGCAATGACTAAAATCAACCAGTTCATAATTTAATTTTCAGGCAAAGTTCAGGATTTTAGCGGCAATATTATTTTACAATTGTTAAAAAACAACCTATCTACCTATCTTACTCATCTGTAGAATTCCTAAACCCTAGCACTCTCCACTCTCTCACCCTCAAACTCTCAAACCCTCAGACATTCTCACTCTATACCTCATTTCATCTCCGCCCTGATCCTGCTCAGCGTCACCTGGCTGATCCCGAGATACGAAGCGATATGCCCAAGCTGCACGCGCTGTAACAGATCCGGCTTATCCTGCATCAGATCCCTGTAGCATTCGGCAGCGGTTTTAAACTGCCTGGATAGGATCATTTCTTCCGTTTTCACCAGTTCTTTTTCGGCAAATCTTCTGCCCCAGTTGGCCATATGGATGTCATCCTCATACAATTTTTTCAGCCGGTCTGTTTCTATACGATATAAGCTGCAGTCTTCCAGGAGCTCTATATGTTCATAGCCTGGCCGGTCTTCCACATAGCTTTTCATGGAAACCACCGGATCTCCCTCTTTGCCGAACCAGAATGTAATATCCCGGTCTTCTGTTGCGGCGTAGGCACGTACCATTCCTTTTTTGATAAAATAGACATAGGGAACAACTTTATTGCCTTCCATCAGTACAAAATTTTTGGGATATGAAACTTCAGCAACAGCTTTTGCCAGCCTGACTTTAGATTGTTCAGGAAGAAAATAAATCCGGTCCAGGATTTCTTCAATATCCATAATTTTTTATTTAAGTCAAAAATAGAGTTTTACGATAGAATACTATGTTCTTTGCTATATGATTGTAGCTAAATAAAGGAATTGTTAAAAATATTTGGATAAACGTTTAACCTAAATATAATACGGGTCAGGGGAATTTTGTAAAGTTCTTTGCAATATATGAACATACTTCTTACTATATCTGTGTTTATATATATGTAAATCAGTATATTATAATTATATTTCTGTTTTAAATAAAAAGCTGCGAAAATACATTTATTTTAGGAATCTGCAAAAAAATGTATGTATTGTTTTATTACCAATTTATGAAATATTTTTGCCCACTTGACTTCCCCAAATGAAAAGAGCGTCCATTAAAGATATAGCAAAACTGGCCGGTGTTTCCGTGGCAACGGTTTCTTATGTCCTGAATAAAAAGGAAGGGAGCAGGATAGGAGAGGCGACCAGGGAAAAAATTTTGGAAATTGCTGAAACGATTAACTATATTCCCAACAAAATGGCCCGAAGCCTGAAAACGAATAAGAGCAAACTGATCGGATTGATCGTAGCTGATATTTCCAACGATTTTTATTCCGGAATGGCCAGATATATAGAAGACGAAGCCATGAAACTGGGCTATACACTCCTGATCGGCAGCTCAGATGAAAATCCCGCAAAATTTAAAAAGCTGACGGAACTTTTTTCGGAGCAGCAGGTGGACGGAATGATCATCGCACCGGTAATGAATTCGGATGAGACCGTACAGAAGCTGATCAATGATCAGTTCCCGGTTGTCACTGTAGACCGTTATCTTACCCATACAGCGGTTGCCGGGGTGCGGGTTAACAATGATGAGGTTTCGGAAGAGGTATGCCGGTTCCTTGCAGGTAAAAAATTTAAGGAGATCGCGTACGTAGGATACGATACCCGTTTGCCTCATCTGCTCGACAGGCAGCAGGGATTCGAGCAGCAAAGTGAAAAAGAAAAAGTGCAGATACAGAAAATTTTGGTGGGATTAGACAATATTGCCGGCGAAGTACACCAGGGCCTGGATCTGTATTTTCAAAACAGCAACAACAGAAAGGCTGTCTATTTTTCAAGCAATAAGCTTGCTGTGGCAGGACTGGCCTATTTTATACAGAAAAATATACGGGTACCGGAAGATGTTTCCGTTATTGCATTTGATGAAACAGATGCCTATTCGCTTTTTCCTGTTGAAATAGATTATATTCAGCAGCCGCTGGATGAAATGGCGAAAACAGCCGTAAAATTGCTCGATGATCAGATCAATGGTCAGCCTTCACGAAAAAGCATGATTTTTCCGGCCCGCTTAATTCATAAAAAATCAGTACAATAAAATTTTTTTAATACTAAACTTAAACGTTTAACCTATGATAGAACAGAAACCATATGTCGTTTGTTTCGGAGAAGTGCTCTGGGACATCTTTCCTCAGGGATCGAGGGCAGGAGGAGCTCCTTTTAATGCTGCATACAATATCTATAAAAACGGAATTGATGCCACGGTACTCAGCAGGGTAGGGAATGATGCTCTCGGCGAAAAGCTGCTGAAACAGATCAGCGGCTGGAATATGACCACCGATTTTATCCAGAATGATACAGATCACCCGACCAGTACCGTTATTGCCAGTATAGATGAGCACAACGAAGCCAGTTATGAGATCGTTAACCATGTAGCCTGGGATTATATTGATTTCCTTCCTGAGCACAAGAAGCTTATCTCAGAGGCAGGAGCTTTTGTTTTCGGGAGCCTTTCAGCCAGGAATGAAAAAACAAGAAATACATTGTTCCGGCTTCTGGAGCATGCAAAGCTTAAGATTTTCGATGTGAATTTCAGGCCGCCTTTCATCGATATTACCGTTGTTAAAGAACTGTTGCACCGCGCAGATATTGTTAAGATGAACAAAGCGGAAATGAGGAAGATCATGCAGTTCCTCAGCGAGGAGTTTGAAAGTGAGGATGAAAGTGCATCTTACCTGCAGGAACATTTCAATATCCATGAAATCATTCTGACCAAAGGAAGCAAGGGCGCCAGGTACTTTAAAGGCAACAGGAATTACGGTTTTCCGGCGGTTCCCGTAACGATCACCGACACGGTAGGCAGCGGCGATGCTTTCCTGGCCGGATTTATATCCAAAAGAATCCGGAATGCAGGTCCCGAAGAGATCATGAATGAAGCGACTGCACTCGGCGCATTCATCACCTCCAAGCCAGGGGCTTGTCCTGATTATGAAACTGAAGAATTTCAGAAGTTTAAGGCATCAAACAACCTGTTAACCTAAAGGCTCATCCTATGAACTCAGCTAAATTTACCGAAAAAAAGTATGTGATCGTACTCGCGTTCGTTACTTCCCTTTTCTTTTTCTGGGCCATTGCCCTTACGATGGGAGATGTCCTGAACAAACACTTTCAGAATGTGCTTCATATTTCAAAATCGAAATCAGGGCTGGTACAGCTGTCGATTTTCGGTGCCTATGCCCTGATGGGTATTCCGGCAGGATATTTCATGAAGAGATTCGGATACAAGATGGGAGTGATCCTAGGACTGGTATTGT is part of the Chryseobacterium camelliae genome and encodes:
- the map gene encoding type I methionyl aminopeptidase; amino-acid sequence: MIHLKTIDELRLMKQSAHLVSRTLGMLAKEIKPGITTLHLDKLAYEFIKDNGGEPAFLGYGGFPNSLCISPNEQVVHGFPNKEEVKEGDVLSVDCGAILNGFVGDHAYTFEIGEVKPEVKKLLQVTKESLYKGIEQCVRGKRIGDISHAIQSYCEGHGYGVVRELVGHGLGRKMHEDPQVPNYGRQGSGKVIKDGLAIAIEPMINMGTEKVKFHSDGWTVTTLDNQTSAHFEHDVAVINGKPVLLSTFKYIYEALGIESDEEKPFQLDF
- a CDS encoding class I SAM-dependent methyltransferase; translation: MKKLTRLLLNKIPRPMLIKMSIWARPIIYRLFQGNEFYDPIDGRSYRKFLPYGYGKQRENALSPGTLSLERHRQMWLYLQNETDFFIRNHKVLHIAPEQEFLRKFKRMRNLNYISADLYSPIVDVKADILDLPFEDNSFDIIFCNHVLEHIQDDAKAMSELYRVMRPGGWGIFQVPMKNTLEKTYEDFTITDPKERQKHFGQYDHVRWYGMDYFDRLRKAGFKTEPNYYSQKFSAEEIRKYGLRHSEILPVVYKNKTSSY
- a CDS encoding T9SS type A sorting domain-containing protein — its product is MKKALFLMMIGVLSQAQTPDLTSASWYISNITVNGQSTNTPAMDVGVGASSFSANGSGNNYIFNSRYFNSAPASITFIPGTNTFSKNGSGCTLAYYMGTNQVAVNSYDQKNCDMFENTPAGTVYSYQVIQYGSGKMLTITAPSGNTISYNSFTLGTTDIKTQNKIFRAYPNPVKESLTIEGIQKNLNVRIYDASGKLVSESKSAGERIQLETGYLQKGQYIITIDAYMPYTFIRE
- a CDS encoding DMT family transporter, which codes for MNWLILVIAGLFEVAFASCLAKVKETSGSEMYCWFAGFLISLTISMLLLIKATQTLPIGTAYAVWTGIGAVGTVLMGIFFFKDPVSFWRIFFIITLIGSVIGLKAVSN
- a CDS encoding Crp/Fnr family transcriptional regulator codes for the protein MDIEEILDRIYFLPEQSKVRLAKAVAEVSYPKNFVLMEGNKVVPYVYFIKKGMVRAYAATEDRDITFWFGKEGDPVVSMKSYVEDRPGYEHIELLEDCSLYRIETDRLKKLYEDDIHMANWGRRFAEKELVKTEEMILSRQFKTAAECYRDLMQDKPDLLQRVQLGHIASYLGISQVTLSRIRAEMK
- a CDS encoding LacI family DNA-binding transcriptional regulator → MKRASIKDIAKLAGVSVATVSYVLNKKEGSRIGEATREKILEIAETINYIPNKMARSLKTNKSKLIGLIVADISNDFYSGMARYIEDEAMKLGYTLLIGSSDENPAKFKKLTELFSEQQVDGMIIAPVMNSDETVQKLINDQFPVVTVDRYLTHTAVAGVRVNNDEVSEEVCRFLAGKKFKEIAYVGYDTRLPHLLDRQQGFEQQSEKEKVQIQKILVGLDNIAGEVHQGLDLYFQNSNNRKAVYFSSNKLAVAGLAYFIQKNIRVPEDVSVIAFDETDAYSLFPVEIDYIQQPLDEMAKTAVKLLDDQINGQPSRKSMIFPARLIHKKSVQ
- a CDS encoding carbohydrate kinase family protein, producing the protein MIEQKPYVVCFGEVLWDIFPQGSRAGGAPFNAAYNIYKNGIDATVLSRVGNDALGEKLLKQISGWNMTTDFIQNDTDHPTSTVIASIDEHNEASYEIVNHVAWDYIDFLPEHKKLISEAGAFVFGSLSARNEKTRNTLFRLLEHAKLKIFDVNFRPPFIDITVVKELLHRADIVKMNKAEMRKIMQFLSEEFESEDESASYLQEHFNIHEIILTKGSKGARYFKGNRNYGFPAVPVTITDTVGSGDAFLAGFISKRIRNAGPEEIMNEATALGAFITSKPGACPDYETEEFQKFKASNNLLT